GATGGCGACGAAATGGGTCAACCCCCCGGTGATGGCGTGAACCGCCGAAACCGTCATGTCGTTCCAGAACAGGCTGCCGTCGGCACGGTAATTGCGCAACACAACATGCACTGAACCGCCGGTTTCCAGAGCTGTGCGCAGGCGCGCCAGATCGGGCTGATCGTAGTCGTCGCGGTGCAGAAAACGAGCATTGGTCCCCACCACGTCGGCGGCCTTGTAGCCGGTCATGCTCTCAAAGGCGGGGTTGACGTAAACCAGCGGGAAATCAGGTTGGGTGGCGTCGGCGATGGCGACGCCGTTGCTGACTGTCTGCAACACCTGCTCGCTTAGGACCAAGGTGGCTTCGGTGCGGGCGCGCAGGATCAACGACCGGGTCAGGATGGCGGTCAGGACCAGCAGCCCCAGGCCCAGGCCGCCCACCGGCCACAGCAACGGCAATGACGCGTCCCGCCACAGGGACAGAACGTCATCGCGCGACAGACCGACGGAAATCACCACCGGCCAATTGGCGGTGGTGCGATAGCTGGTGATGCGCTCGGTGCCGTCGGTATCGGTCAGCAGGAAGGTGCCGAACTCGGACTTTTTCAGCTGCTCGGCGAACAATGTATCACCGGCATGGTCGGCGGCGGCGAAACCGCCGTCATCCTCGTCGCCGGCCAGCAAGGTACCGTCATAACGCCACATGCGCAGCCGGGCACTGGGCGGCAGATCCAGGCTGGTGAACATGTCGTTGAAGTGAAGCGGGTTGACCGCCGCCACCAACAGGGCGTCGCCTTGACCGCTTCGGGATTTCAGTACCCGGAAAAACGGGATGAAATGGTGAATATGGGGTGCCCCCGCCGGCCCCAGCATGCGCCCCGGTTGGCGGGTGCCGATCAAAGTCCCGCGCAACCCGCTGTCGGCCTGGGCGAAATAAGGTCGGGCATCCCATTGGGCGGTCAGCCGCCGGTCGCCGCTGTCGCCGAGGATACGACCATCGGCGGCGATCAGGGCCAGTTGACGGATATGGGGCATGAACGCCAGCAGACGGCGCAATTGCCCGTCGGCATCAGCGGGATTGGCCGGCCAGGAGTTTTCCTCGAACTGGGTGGCGGTGGCCAGCAGCAGCACATCCACCGACTGCACCGTACGCGCCACCGAACCGGTCACCGCCTGGGCGATGGTATGGGACGAATGTTCCGCCGCCTGCAACGCCATCAGGCGGGAATTGCGCATGGAGACCAGCAGCACGGCGGTCAGGCCCAAGACCGCCAACACACCGAACACCGCGACCATGACGATCAGACGGTTGGAATAAAGCCGCGTCACCGCGCCCATGGGGCGGCGGAGCAAGCCTCCGGTCTCGGATGCTATCAGCGGACTCAATCTTATCCCCCAAAAGTGATATATCTTGCCGCTGGATTATTGACGGAGCAACGCCATGCGTAAAGCATGCCTTTTGACAGCCCTGGTTTGTACCACACTTTTTTGTGGCACGATCCTCTCTCAAGCTCAGGCGCAAACCGCTTCGCGCCTGGATCGGATCAAGTCCGCCGGCAAGGTTCGCGTGTGCATCTGGCCCGACTATTACTCCATCACCTACCGCAACACCCGCACCGGCGCCCTGGAAGGCATCGACATCGAATTGGCGCGGGAACTGGCCGCCGATCTGGGCGTGAAGGTGGAATTCGTCGATTCGTCGTTCAAGACCCTGATCGCCGACCTGACCGAGGATAAATGCGACGTCAGCATGCATGGTATCGGCATCACTCCGGCGCGGCAGGAAAAGCTGGATTTCAGCCGTCCGCATCTGCGCAGCGGTATCTATGCCATCACCACCAAGACCAATCCGGCGGTCGCCACCTGGGCCGACATCGACAAGCCCGGAATCGTCGTCGCCGCCCAGGCCGGTACCTACATGGTTGACGTGATGAAGGCCGAGTTGAAGCAAGCCAGCCTGAACGTGGTCGCCACCCCGGAAGCCCGCGAACAGGAAGTGATGAGCGGACGCGCCGATCTGTTCATGACCGACTACCCTTACAGTCGCAAGATGCTGGCTCGCCACGATTGGGCCAAATTGCTGGCGCCGCCGACGCCGCTGGCTCCCACCGCCTATGCCTATGCAATGGCCAAGGGCGATCGCCTTTGGCGCGACACCGTCGACGGCTTCGTCGAACGGGCGAAAAAGGATGGGCGCCTGTTGAAGGCGGCTACGAACAACGGCCTGGAAGCCATTGTCGATAAAGACTAACTACTCCCAGCCATAGGCATCCATGGCGATCACCCCGTGCTCCACCGACCGGTGCAGAACCGCCCCCTTAGCGGAGGCGGCGCCGGCGGCGACGAACAGCGGCAACAGATGTTCGTCGGTGGGGTGATTGTCCATGGCATGGGGGGCCAGACAGCGATATTGCGTCAGATCGTCCTGGCGCCCCTGTGTCACCGCCGCGGCCAGCCAGTCGGTGAAGGCGGTGACCCAGGGCAAGGCCGTTTCGTCGCGCTCGCGTCCGGCATAGGCGGCGAGATTATGGGTCGCGGCACCGCTGCCCAGGATCAGCACGCCTTGGTCGGTCAGGGGCTGCAAACAGCGGCCCAGTTGGAAATGTGCTTCGGGGCCAAGGCGGCGCCCCAGCGACAGCGGCACCACCGGCACATCCGCCTCGGGCCACAGCAATTTCATCACCGTCCACAGGCCATGATCCAGCCCTCGGCGCGGATCAAGACGGGCGCCGGTCAGCTCCGCCACCCGTACCGCCAAGGCGGCATCACCGGGGGCGGCATAGGTCATGGCGTAAAGCGGCGGCGGAAAGCCGAAAAAGTCGTGGATGGTTTCCGGCATGGCGGCGGCGCCGACGGCAAAACCATCGGTGCGCCAATGGCCCGAAATCGCCACCACCGCCTTGGGGCGCACCATGGTGCGCCCCAGTTCCATGAGAAAATGACTGGCCGGAGACGCTTCCAGGGCGATCATGGGCGAGCCATGAGAGACGAACAGCGACTTCAGCCCGGCCATGATCAGATTTCCTTGCCGATGATGGCGTCGACGGAATAACGCCCGCCGCCCTTGACCGCGTAGCCCAAGGTGACCACCGCCCACAGCAGCGGATATTCAAAACCGCCGGCACTCCAGAAGAACCCCGCCCCCAGATGCACCTGCAAGGCGGCGACCAGCAACAAGCCGGTGGCCAGGGCCGCCGCCGGGCGGGTGAACAGGCCCAGGGCCAGGGCCAGACCGCCGAAGAACTCGATCAGACCGGCGGCCAAAGCGACACCCGCCGGCAGACCCAGCTTGGTCTGGAAGAACTGGTCGGTGGCCGACAGGCCGTAACCGCCGAACCAGCCGAACAACTTTTGCGCCCCGTGGGGGACCAGGAACAGACCGGCGACCACGCGTACCAGCGGATCGGCCAAGGGCGACAGGGCAGCATAAACCGGGGCCAAGGCGGGAATGACCGGGGCGGAAGCAGAACGAAGGATATGGGTATTCATCGGGGCTCTCCAAACTGGACAATTAAGCTGTGACGAAGATGCCGCTTTGCCGATCAATCAACAATTATGTATATTTTTGACATATCGTTGCATGAAACAGGACAATGATGGACCAGTTCGCCGCCCTGACCGCCTTTGTCCAGACCGTGGAATGCGGCGGTTTCACCCAGGCCGCCCGCCGCCTGGGCCAGTCGAAATCGCTGATCAGCCGCCAGGTGGCCCAGTTGGAAGCGCAATTGGGGGCGCGGCTACTGCAACGCACCACCCGTAAGCTGTCCACCACCGAGGCTGGCCAAGCCTATTATCAGCGCGCCCAACGCATCCTGGCCGATCTGGCCGAAGCATCGGCGGAAATCGGCCAGTTGCAATCCATGCCGCGCGGCAAGCTGCGCATCAGCGCGCCCATGTCGTTCGGGGTGCTGCATCTGACTCCGGCCCTGCCCCGCTTTCTCGAATCATGCCCGGAATTGGAAATGGATCTGGCTTTGACCGACCGTTTCGTCGATCTGGTGGAGGAAGGTTTCGACGTCGCCGTACGCATCGGTCGGCTGGCTGATTCCAGCCTGATCGTCCGCCGCATCACCCCGATCCGCCGGGTGTTGTGCGCCAGTCCGGCCTATCTGGCCCGCTGCGGACACCCGCAACGCCCCGCCGATCTGGCTCACCATGCCTGTTTGGGGCACCTGGAAATGGGATCGTCGGAATGGCGTTTCCTTACCGCCGATAATGGGTTGGAAACCGTTCGCGTATCGTGTCGGTTCCGCGCCGGCAATGGCGAGGCGCTGCGCACCATGGCCCTGGCCGGGCTGGGCTTCGTCTATCTGCCCAGCTTCTTCATCGGCGCCGATCTGCGCGCCGGCACCCTGGTATCGGTGCTGGATCAGTACGTCCCCCAGGACAGCGCCCTGTACGGCGCCTATCCCCATGGCCGCCATCTGTCGGCCAAGGTCAGGGTGTTCCTGGACTTTCTACAAACCGCCTTCGGCTCGGCGCCTTGGGATTAGGGCGTACTGGCGGCCAGGATCAGCGAGGTGTTGATGCCGCCGAAGGCAAAGTTGTTGCTCATCAGATAGCGGGGTTTGGTCAGGCGCGGCTGGCCGCGCACGTAATCGAGCGCGGCGCAACGCGGGTCGACATTGTCCAGATTGGCGATGGGGCAAAACCAGCCGTCACGCATCATCTCGATGCCCAACCAGGCCTCGATGCCGCCGCAGGCGCCGAGCGAATGGCCGAAATAGCTTTTCAGCGAATGCACCGGCACGCTGTCGCCGAACAAAGCCGCCGTCGCCTGACTTTCGGCGATGTCGCCCCATTCGGTGGCGGTGCCGTGGCCGCTGACGAAACCGATATCGGCGGGACTCAACCCGGCATCGTCCAAGGCCATGCGCAAGGCCTGCTCCATGGTCGAGGCCTGCGGCTGGGTCACATGGTTGCCGTCGGAATTGGTGCCGAAGCCGACCACTTCGGCATAAATCTCGGCACCACGGGCGCGGGCGTGCTCCCATTCCTCCAAGATCAGGGTGCCGGCGCCCTCGCCGATCACCAAGCCGTCACGGTCACGGTCGAATGGACGCGGGGTCGCCTCGGGCGTGTCGTTGCGCACAGAGGTGGCGAACAAGGTATCGAAAACGGCGGCGTCGGTGATGTCCAGTTCCTCGGCCCCGCCGGCGATCATCACCTCGGCTTTGCCCCAGCGGATGGCCTCGGCGGCATAACCGATGGCCTGACTGCCCGAGGTGCAGGCGCTGGATGACGGGATCATCCGCCCGGTCAGGCCGAAGAACAGGCCGATATTGACCAGGGCGGAATGGCTCATCATCTGGATATAGGTGGTGGCGTTCAGATGGCGCGACACCCCGCTCATCTTCAATTCAAAGAATCCCAGCACCGAATCGGGCGAACCGAACGACGAGCCATAGGCCGCCCCCGCCCGCCCGCTGGTCAGCACCGGGGCGCCCAGCAATCCGGCATGATCCAAGGCCCGTTCCGACGCCGACACCGCCATGGTGGCGACCCGGCCCATGGTGCGGGCCTTCTTGCGCGGCCAATGGGCGGGGGTGGCGAAATCCAGAACCGGTGCCGCCAGACGGGTATTGACGCTTTCAAAGCGGTCCCATTGGGGCCGCATGTCACGGATGCCGGTCCGGCCCTGGGCCATGGCCGCCTTGATGGTCGGCCAGTCGTGGCCCAAGGCGGTGATGCCGGCCATGCCGGTGACGGCGACGCGGCGCATCACACCATCCCCCCATTGACGGAAATCACCTGCCGGGTGACATAGCCAGCATCGGCGGAGCACAGGAACGATACCACCCCCGCCACCTCGGCCGGTTTGCCCAAGCGGCGCATGGGTACCATCTTCAACACCTCGTCCATGGGCAGATCGGCGACCATCTGGGTCTCGACCACGCCGGGAGCGACGCAATTGACGGTGATGGAGCGTTTGGCCAGTTCCAGCGCCAAGGCCTTGGTGGCGCCGATGATGCCGGCCTTGGCGGCGGAATAATTGACCTGACCGCGATTGCCCACCAGCCCCGACACCGACGACAAGGTGACGATGCGCCCGCCCCTTCGCGCCTGCACCATGGGCATGACCACGGGCCGCAACACGTTGTAGAACCCGTCCATGTTGGTCCCCAGCACATCGTCCCAATCGTCGTCGGTCATGGCCGGAAAGGCCGCGTCGCGGGCGATGCCGGCATTGAGCACCACGCCCCAATAGGCGCCGTGTTCGGCCATGTCGGCTTCCAGCTTGGCCTTGGTGCCGTCGCGGTCGGCGATGTCGAACTGCAACAGCCGCGCCTGGGTGCCGATGGCATCGGCGACCCGGGCGGCGCCGTCACGGTCGGAATGATAATGGACGACGACATTGAAGCCGTCGCGGCCCAGCCGCTCGGCGATTGCCGCACCGATGCCCTTACTGGCCCCGGTCACCAGAATGGTGTCAGCCATGTTCCCCCCTTAAGCGCGCCAAGGCCGTTTCCTGGTCCGGCGGTTGATACAGACTTAACTGCGCGGCGGCGGCCTCGGCCCCCGCCAGCAGGATGCGGCAGTCATAGACGCCCATGCCGTCATCGTTGAACACCCGATGCACCAGCACATCCAGCACCGCGCCGGGCGGAAACCAGGACAGATGTGCCACATAGGACCGGGTGCCGAGCAGGAAACCCAGGCGCACGCCCGTGCCCGCCTGCCGGGCCAAGGCCCCCACATGGACGCCGCAGGCCTGGGCCATCATCTCCATGCCCACATGGGCGGCAACCCCCTGGGGCCGCAGGAACGGATGGTCGGGCCGGATGTCGGCCTGCACATGGGCATTGTCCTGGTCGAAGGACAGCAAGCGGTCGACCAGCACCATGGGCGGGCGATGCGGCAACAGGTCGGTCATGGTCCATGCGGTCATGACGTCCGCCCCAGCACCAGGGCGCAATTGCTGCCGCCAAAGGCGAAGGACGAACTGAGCCCGGCCACCGGCCCGATGGCCGGCAGGGTTTCACCGCCTTGCACCAGATGGATGGGCGGCATCTCCGGATCCAGGCTGCCGTCGCCGGCCTGGGGCGGCAACAGGCCCGCTGGGTTCCACCCGGACGACAGGGTCAGCCACAGCAAGGCGGCTTCCACCGCCCCGGCGGCGCCCAGGGTGTGACCGGTCAACGCCTTGGTCGAACTGCACGGAACATGCGGGCCGAACAATGCGTTGACGGCGCGCGCCTCCATGGCGTCGTTCAGTTGGGTGGCGGTGCCGTGCAGGTTGACATAGGCGATCTGGTCAGGGCGCAGCCCGGCATCGGCCAAGGCCGCTTCCATGGTTTCCCGCGCGCCGCGCCCGTCAGGTTCGGGGGCGCTGAGGTGATGGGCATCGGATCGTTCGCCCACACCCAAAAGGGCGATTTCCGCTGGATCGGGGCTCAGCAGGAACAGCGCCCCGCCCTCGCCGATGGTGATGCCGCGCCGCTGGGCGGAAAACGGCAAACACGGTTGCGGCGACACCGCCCCCAGGGCGGAAAAGCCGGCGACCGTCAGGCCGCACAAGGTATCGGCGCCGCCGACAATGGCGGCATCGGCCAGCCCCTGACGGATCAGCCGCCGGGCCGAGGCGAACACCTTGGCGCTGGACGAACAGGCGGTGCCGACCACATAGGCCGGTCCGGTCAGCCCCAGATTGTCGGCGATGAAACTGGCGGCGCTGCCGGTTTCCTGCTGGCTGTAATGGAAACCGTCGGGCCACGATCCGGTGTTCAGCCGACGGGCCAGCGCCGCTTCGCCCTCGGCGATGCCCGAGGTGCTGGTGCCCACCACCACGGCGATGCGGTCGCGGCCATAACGGGCGATGGCCTTGGCCAAGGGTTCGGCCATTTCCGCCAGCAACCAAGCCAGCAGCCGGTTGTTGCGGCTGTCGCCCGGCTGATTTGGCTCTTCCGGCAGATGCCCCAGCGGCACCGGATCGCCGGCCCGCTGGATCAGGCCGCCCCGGTCGCCGGCCAGCAGGCCACGCATATTGGACTCCTTGCCCAGGCCCAGACAGGTGGCCACCGCCATGGCCGGCAGGTACAGGAGCGCGCTCATGACGGCAACCGGCTGGAAACGACGTGGATGCGGTACTCCCACACCCGGTTGTGCAAGGTGACGCTGCCATTCCACGGATCGGCATCGCCGCTGATCTCGACCATTACGGCGCCATCGCGGCGCAAGGACCGGCTGGTGCCGTCCGCCTCGACCGAGGCGCCGTCCACATGGGTGCGCAACACCTCCACCGGCCAATACATCAGCATGATGTCGGCCAGCATGTTGGCCGGCGGCGGCAGGCTGGCGGGCAGCCACGACGCCTTGTCCACCTCAAGCGATCCGTTGCCCCAACGGATGGTCATGGCCCGCCGGCCCATACCGTCGGTGGTCACCAGGATCAGGCGGTCCGCATTCACCGACAACCGTCCTTCAAAGGTGAAGCCGTCGCCGCCGTGACTGGCGGTGACCAATTGTGCCGCCTCGACGGTTTCGCCCAGCGAGGCCGGATCGGGCAGGCGCAGGCTGACCTGGGGGGCAAGGACCACCGGCCCGCCCGCAGGCGGCTGCAGGCTACAGGCGGCCAACAGGCCGACCAGGATCAGGGAAAGGAGATGGCGCACCATGATGGGGGCAGCATATACATCAATCATGGTGAGCCTGCCAATTGCATGCGCGTTTTGGCCGTACCCGCCCGGCCAGGGGCGCCAGCAAGGCCGACAGCACGATACCGGTCAGCATGACGGCGCCGAACGAGCGCACGCCCTGCACGCCGCTGAAGGCCAACAGGCCGAAGGACAAAACCGTGGTCAGCGTCGCCAGCAAGGTGGCCAGGATGGTCAGCGGATCGCGGCCCTGGCCGCTTTCGGCGCAAAAAACGGCATAATCGACACCGACCGAGGCCACCAGAATCAAAGCCATGGCGGCGAAAAAGGTAAAGGGCTGACCAACCAGCGCCAGCAAAAGCGGGGTCAGCAAGATTGCGGCCAGGGGCGGCACCATCACCCACAATCCGCCCGTGACGCCATAGCGCCACATCAGCAAGGGCAGCATCAGCACCAGGGATATGGCCAACAGCCACAAGGCCCGCTGGCGGTACTGGCCCAGCAAAGTCCCCATATCGGCGACCGGATCGATGAAGCTGATTCCGTCCAGACCATTGGCGGCGTCGCGCAACTTGGCCAGATCGGTGGCATTGTCGAGCGCGACCAGATGCATTCCCGGCGCCAGCACCAGCCCCGACAGCACCGGCATGGCCCCGGTGGCCATCACCTGCTCCAATTCCAGCATCTCCGACGCCACCGGGGCCAAGGCCATGGGCAGACCGATGGCGGCGGACAGCTCGGCCAAGGGTGCCCCGTCCAGATGCTGCCCCGTCAACCGGATGTTGTCGACCTGCCGCTGGACCGAGGGGACGAAACGGGCGGGCGAGCGCCAATCGGCCAGCGCGCCTTGCCGGCGCAACTCCGCCAGCCGCTCGCCCAGGGCTTCTTCCTGGCGCAGCGCCGTCTGGGTGTCGCCAGCACGGACCAGATAGAATTGCCCCGCCCCGGCAAAGCCGGCCATGGCCTGCAATTGCGCCTGTTCGGCGGCCAGCGCCGGGTCCAGCGCCTGTTGCCGGCGCACATCGTCGTCAACCCGCAAGCGGGCGGCCCCCAACAGGGCCAGGGCCACCAGCCCCAGCAGCAGCAACCGGCGTCCCTGGTTGTCCCACAGAGCCCAAAAACCACGCCCCAGACGACCAAGCAGCGGCGGCAGCGGGCGGCAGCGCGAGCGATCGAGCAGCGGAAACCACAAAACGACGGCGGCAAAGGCGGCGATCAGACCAAAACCGGAAAACGCCGCCACCTGACGCAGGCCCGGTAACGGCGCCAGGGCCATGGCGCCATAGCCGATCAAGGTGGTCAGCAGGCCCAGGATCAGACCGGTACCCACATGGCGCAGCCGCTGGTGCGGCTCACCCTCGGCGAAGAGGCGGGCGAAGTAATGCAGGCTGTAATCGACGGTGATCCCGATCAGGCTGGCACCGAAAATAGCGGCGGTAACGTGCAGGAAGCCGAAGACCAGCAAGGTCGCCGACACCGCCACCAGCAGGCCCGAGGCGATGGCCAGCAAACTCAGCAGCAACGGCGACAGCGAGCGGAACACCACAAGCAGCAGCAGCACGGTGCCGATGGTCGAGATCACACCGATGAACGAGGTTTCGGCCATGGCCTGGGCCGCCCCGGCCTGGGCATAGAACACCGCCCCCAGCCGCAGCAGACGCAGGCCCGGCGCCTGCGCTGCCGCCAGTTGGGCGGCCTTGGCGTAGCCATCGACAAAGGCCTGTTGGTCGGACAGGCCATAGGCCCGACCGGTCAGCCGACCACTGACCAGTACCCAGGTGATGCCGTCGGTGGTGACGCTGGGCCAACCGTCAACCAGCGTCAACCGGCTGGCCGGCACCGGCAACGATGTCATGAAGGCCGGCAGCAGCAGAAACGGATCATTGGTCAGCAAGCGGGCATCGGCCATGCCGCCGATGCCGAACACCTGGGACAAGGTGCGGTCGGCCAAGGCCTGGGGATTGCCGTCCACCAGCGCCTGACGGTCGGCGGGCGCCAGCAATCCGGCCCGGTGCGGATGGTAAAGCCCGCCCAATTGGCGCAAGGCCTGGGCCGATGGCACGTCGCCGGCATCGGCCAGCAGGCCTTGCCCCATCAGGCTGTCACGCAGGGTTTGGGCGGCACCGAAGGCGGCCGCCGGGTCGGCGTGACCAGCCAGGACAGCGACCCGGCCCGACACCTGGGCGGCCATGTGGTCCTTGGCCCGCTGCACCATGGGTTGGCGTTCCTCTGCCGGCAGCAGGGCCAGCAGGTCGCTTTGCAGCGGCAGACCGCGCCACGCGGTCAGGCCCACATGGATGCCAGCGGCCAGCACCACAGCCAGCCAGAGCAGGGCGAACAGGCGCTGTTTCATCGCAGACCGGCGAAGGCCGCGGCTTCATCCGCCGTCAACGGCCCCGGATCGATGCTTTGGCGGCTGAACACCAGATGGTCGCGGTCGCCGTCGGGCTTTTCCACCTCGACCTCGTCGACGAAGGCGCCGATGCGGGCGCGGATGGCTTTGATCGGCTGGGCCATATCGGCGCGGCGCGGCACCAAGGTGACGGCGTCGCCCTGGCGGCTGACCACGAACTCGCCTTCCAACGCCCGCCAATCGCCGGCCATGGCCCCGGCCATCACCTCGTGCAGACGGGCCAGAAACGGCGCCTTGGTCGCCGACAGCCGCATGGTTTCCTTGCCGCCCAGACTTTGCGCCATGCCCGCCGGAGTGATGACGGTAAGGACGGCGAAGGGCTTGTCGCCCTGCCAGATCAACCCTTGACCAGGGGCGAGGACGAAGCGCCCCTCGGAGCGCACAGGCTGGGCGAAACCGGCCAAAAAGCGTTCCTGGGTGAAATGACCGCGCAGGATTTCTCCCGGTTTCAGGCTGACGGGGTCAGCCTGTACTGATAACGGCCACAGCAGGGCGAAAAGGGCGAGCAGACGGATCACAGCAGCCCCCGGACCCGGTCGGTCAAGGCCGCAGGCGATTCCAGGCACAATTCCATGGTTTCGGCCAACACCGCCACCTGAATGGTCTCGGCCTTGGTCAGGGTCTCGCCGCTGGCGTGATCCAACACCCGATACTCGATGCGCAAGCGGTTTTCGTATTCGCGCAAGCTGGCGATCACCCGCAATTCCTGGCCGAACCGGGCCGGACGCACGTATTTCAGCCGCATGTCGACGATGGGCCACATATAGCCGGACTGGGCCATTTCCGTGTAATTATAGCCGATCTTGTCGAGCAGGGCGCAGCGCGCTTGCTCGAGAAAACGGGCATAATTGCCGTGCCAGACCACCTGCATGGGGTCGAGGTCGTAGAATTGCACCTTCAAGGTGGTTTCAGCCGAGATCACCGCGTCGCGCCCCCTGCGCCCAGAAATCGAAGAAGTTGTACCATTGATAGGGATCACGCCGGCACTGGCTTTCCAGCCGCGCCGCATAGGCCTGGACCAGTTGCCGCAAGGCTTCCGCCCGCCGCCCGCGCGGCAGTTCCACCCGGTCGGCGAAGCGTTCCAGCACCATGGACCACTCACCTGCCCCGGTGCGGCGGCAAAACAGCAGATGCACCGGACATTCCAGCAAAGCCGCCAGAACCCATGGCCCAACCGAGAATTCCGCCGTCTCGCCCAGGAACGCGGCCTCGACCACCCGGCCTTGCGACAGCACCGGCACGCGGTCGCCGGCGATGGCGAT
This is a stretch of genomic DNA from Magnetospirillum gryphiswaldense MSR-1 v2. It encodes these proteins:
- a CDS encoding acyl-CoA thioesterase; protein product: MISAETTLKVQFYDLDPMQVVWHGNYARFLEQARCALLDKIGYNYTEMAQSGYMWPIVDMRLKYVRPARFGQELRVIASLREYENRLRIEYRVLDHASGETLTKAETIQVAVLAETMELCLESPAALTDRVRGLL
- a CDS encoding LolA family protein, whose amino-acid sequence is MIRLLALFALLWPLSVQADPVSLKPGEILRGHFTQERFLAGFAQPVRSEGRFVLAPGQGLIWQGDKPFAVLTVITPAGMAQSLGGKETMRLSATKAPFLARLHEVMAGAMAGDWRALEGEFVVSRQGDAVTLVPRRADMAQPIKAIRARIGAFVDEVEVEKPDGDRDHLVFSRQSIDPGPLTADEAAAFAGLR
- a CDS encoding MMPL family transporter, with translation MKQRLFALLWLAVVLAAGIHVGLTAWRGLPLQSDLLALLPAEERQPMVQRAKDHMAAQVSGRVAVLAGHADPAAAFGAAQTLRDSLMGQGLLADAGDVPSAQALRQLGGLYHPHRAGLLAPADRQALVDGNPQALADRTLSQVFGIGGMADARLLTNDPFLLLPAFMTSLPVPASRLTLVDGWPSVTTDGITWVLVSGRLTGRAYGLSDQQAFVDGYAKAAQLAAAQAPGLRLLRLGAVFYAQAGAAQAMAETSFIGVISTIGTVLLLLVVFRSLSPLLLSLLAIASGLLVAVSATLLVFGFLHVTAAIFGASLIGITVDYSLHYFARLFAEGEPHQRLRHVGTGLILGLLTTLIGYGAMALAPLPGLRQVAAFSGFGLIAAFAAVVLWFPLLDRSRCRPLPPLLGRLGRGFWALWDNQGRRLLLLGLVALALLGAARLRVDDDVRRQQALDPALAAEQAQLQAMAGFAGAGQFYLVRAGDTQTALRQEEALGERLAELRRQGALADWRSPARFVPSVQRQVDNIRLTGQHLDGAPLAELSAAIGLPMALAPVASEMLELEQVMATGAMPVLSGLVLAPGMHLVALDNATDLAKLRDAANGLDGISFIDPVADMGTLLGQYRQRALWLLAISLVLMLPLLMWRYGVTGGLWVMVPPLAAILLTPLLLALVGQPFTFFAAMALILVASVGVDYAVFCAESGQGRDPLTILATLLATLTTVLSFGLLAFSGVQGVRSFGAVMLTGIVLSALLAPLAGRVRPKRACNWQAHHD